One window of the Phoenix dactylifera cultivar Barhee BC4 unplaced genomic scaffold, palm_55x_up_171113_PBpolish2nd_filt_p 002728F, whole genome shotgun sequence genome contains the following:
- the LOC120109778 gene encoding heavy metal-associated isoprenylated plant protein 16-like yields the protein MVKQKIVMKVTMEDSKKRSKALKSAVGSPGVISASVDGDKIVVEGDGIDSIALTTTLRKRMGYVELVSVAATDEKKEEKKEEETKPVAWPYPIQVAPPYGYHQPNYEPSCNIM from the exons ATGGTGAAG CAAAAAATAGTCATGAAGGTCACGATGGAGGACTCAAAGAAGCGCTCGAAAGCCCTCAAGAGTGCTGTTGGATCGCCTG GTGTAATATCTGCATCAGTAGACGGGGACAAGATCGTAGTGGAGGGCGATGGAATCGACTCAATCGCACTGACAACAACGCTTAGGAAACGAATGGGCTATGTCGAGCTGGTTAGCGTTGCAGCAACGgacgagaagaaggaagagaagaaggaagaggagaccAAGCCAGTGGCCTGGCCGTATCCCATCCAAGTGGCGCCACCCTACGGATATCACCAACCCAACTACGAGCCTTCTTGCAACATTATGTAG